CTACGCGACGAGTTACACCACCCGACTCGATGGCCCGTACCTGTTCGAGTACAACGGCCAGATTTACGCATTCGGGAGGCGCAACCCCGATCCGAACAACTGGCCCACGAACACCGCGAGCATTCTTGGGCGTAAACGGACCGCGCTCTACAAGGTCGATTCGGAGGGGCTGACGTGGCTCAGCGATTTGCCCAGCGCAGGCGATACCTCGTACGCGGGCGTGGTGATCGACGGTGACACGCTGTACGCCTGTTATTACACGAGCGACATCACGCGCGACTGGCCGTGGATCATCGGAATGCTGTCGCCCAGCGAGATTCGGATGGTGAAGATCGATTTGCCGTCGTTGGCGGCACTCGCGGCGGAGGGGGCGTCGCGGTAGCCCGCATTTTTCAGTGCGCCACGAAAGGCGCATTGGAGGCGATTCCTTCGGTGCGGCGAGAACTGCTCACGTGTAAGCCCTTGAGCGCACCTTCTTTTCCGTGCTCGTGCTTGTAATCGTGCTCGAGTATTTGGTTTCGTTTGTACACTTCGCATATGGCGGCGGCTTGAGTTCGTGGTGGACCAAAGCAGAGCTTTTGAAACGGCGTTCGAAGACGAGCCGTTGTTGGAGTGTCCAACCTGAGACATCGTTAGCGAGTGCGTTCCCAAGCCGGAGCTTGGGAACGAGAATTTGTGTAAGAGTTCGAACGCTCGATTGCGATTACGATTACGATTACGAGCACGAGCACGAGCACGGGCACGAGCGCGTTCCCAAGCCGGAGCTTGGGAACGAGACAATTTGTGCAGGAGTTCGAATGCTCGATTGCGATTACGATTACGAGCACGAGCACGAGCACGGGCAAGGTCACGGGCACGACGAATGGTGCGGATTTCAAACTCAGGACAGTAGTGTATTTTCGCGGTGCTGGTTGACGAGTGCGACGCTCAGTCGCTTTCCAGTCCATACTTCTTCAGCCGGTACCGTAGCGAACGCGCGGTCAATCCCAGCAGCCCTGCTGCCCGCTTCTGCGAGTACTTCGTGTTTTGCAGCGCCTGCTGAATGAGATTGGTTTCGATCTCCGCGACGTACTTCTCCAGGTCGAACCCTTTGTCCGGCAGCGACTCGACCCTGTGCGCGGCTGTGCCGGCAATCTCGCGGACGTAGGGCGGCAGATCGGTTATCTCGAGTTTATTGTCCCGGCACAGGGCGACGGCGCGCTCGAGCACGTTCATCAGTTCCCGCACGTTTCCCGGCCAGTTAAACGCCTGTAGCGCCGATTCCGCCTCGGGGGAAGTCTGGATTGGCCCGCGCCCCATCTTGGCCGCGTGGGTCGCAACGAATGCGCGCGTCAGCAGCGGGATGTCGTCTGCGCGGTCGCGCAGCGCGGGCACGTGAATCGGGATTACGTTCAGCCGGTAATACAGGTCCTCGCGGAAGGCGCCTTCCTTTACCATCTGATCGAGTTTTTTGTTGGTCGCGGAAATGATGCGGACGTCAACCTTGATGCCCTGCGTGCCGCCAACGGGATACACGACGTTGTTATCCAGGACGCGCAAGAGCTTCACTTGCAGCGCCATCGGCATCTCGCCAATTTCGTCGAGGAACAGCGTGCCCCCGTCTGCAACGACGAACAACCCCTCTTTGTCGTCGTAGGCGCCGGTAAACGACCCTTTTTTGTGTCCAAACAGTTCGCTCTCGAGCAAGTTCTCCGGAAATCCGCCGCAATTCACCGCGACGAACGGCTTTGGAGACCGGCTGCTCAACGCGTGAATGCCGCGCGCGACGAGTTCCTTTCCGGTCCCGCTCTCGCCGTAGATCGCGACGGTGCTCGGCAGGTCGGAGACCCGTTTGATCATCTCGCGCAGTTCTTCGACGGGACGGCTCTTCCCGACGATGTTCTCGAGCTTGCCGCGGTTCGCCTGGTCCTTGCGCAGGGCCTGATTTTCGCGCTTGAGGTTGCGCTGTTCGATCGCGCGCTGCACCTGAAGCCGAACTTCGTCGTTCTTGAACGGTTTCATGATGTAATCGACGGCGCCGCGCTTCATGGCTTCGATCGCCGTCTCGACACTGCCGTATGCCGTCATCATAATTGCGGGCGTCGTGGGGTTATTCGCGGTGATCCATTCGAGCAGCCCCATGCCCGCGTCGCGTTCGGTGCCCATGCGCAAATCCGTCAACACGACGTCGAACGCTTCCTTCGAGAGCCGCTCGATGGCGTCGTTGACGTTCGGCAGCGCAATAACCTCATAGCCGTCCTTCGCGAGCACGATTTCCAGCAATTCGCGCATGCTGGATTCGTCGTCGACTACGAGTACGCGGTGTTGCACAGGCACGGCAGGTCACTCCTCGGCGCGGACAAGGGGTAAACGCACGCTCAACGAAGCGCCCCCGCCTTGCCGCGATGCGGCGCGGATGGTGCCGTCGTGCGCCGTGATGATGCGCATACAGATAGCAAGACCCATCCCCACGCCATGTTCCTTCGTAGTATAAAAAGGCTCGAAAATACGCGCAACCTTGTCCGGGTCAATCCCCGGTCCCTGGTCGTCGAACCGGATTTCGACGAACGTGCCGCTCGGCACAACGGCGACGTGCAGCGCGCCCTGTTCGTTCATTGCCTCGATGCCGTTCTTCGCAAGATTGATGAAGACTTGACGAATCTGCGTGCGGTCGCCGGAAACCGGGCACGGATGACCGGGAAACTGGCCGCGTACGCGCAGCGCCGCCGCGCCCGAGTATTTGTGCTGCGTGGCCTCGATGACTTCGCGCGCAAGGCCGCACACGTCGAACATCTCGCGCCGGACCCTCGGCCTGCGCGCGAAATCGAGAAAGTCGGATACGATCGCGTTCAACTGGTCCGATTCGCGCATCGCGATTGTCGCGAGTTTCGTCGCCAGCGCTGGTTTGTCGAGCGAGCCGATGAGTTCGTCCACCGCGCCGCGGATTGCCGCGACGGGGTTTCGAATCTCGTGCGCGAGACCCGCGGCGAGTTCTCCGGTGACGGACAGGCGATCGTTCTTCTTGATTTCCTCGCGCATTTGCTCGAGTTCGGTCAGGTCGCTGAACGACGCGATGATTCCGGTCATCCGCCTGCGCCAATCGAAGATGCGGCTGGTGCTCAGTCCCAACAGTTTCGCGGTGCTTGGAAACACAAGCCCGATGTATTCGTAGCGCGTAAAGTCGCGTTCCGATTTCAGCGCCGTGATAACGGGGCATTCCTCGCCGGAGGCGACGCGCAGGATTTCCTGCACGGGGCGGCCGATGGCGTCCGCTTCGGAAATGTTCAGAATCCGTTCCGCTGCCTTGTTCAGCAGCGTCACGGTCCCCTCGAGATCGGCGATCAGGAAGCCGTTATTCATGTTGTCGAGAATCTCGCGCTGAAACTGTTGCAGGCGCGTGACCTGCTGGTTCCAGTATCCGGAGATCGCGGCCGTGAGGTAGTACGCGAGGGCCTGCACGAGAAACCCGTACCACACGGTAATGGCGCCTACGTCGTACCCGAAGTAGGGCTCTTGGCCTGACTGAAAAGGCGCCGGCGAAATTACGTTGAGCAGCGCCATGATCGCGGCGGACAAGGTGGCGACAATAAACCCCTGGGACAACCCCAGCAGGATGCCCGCTTCGAGAATGGATACAACGAAGAGAAACGCGAAGTGGCTGTGCGGCCCGCCCGTGAAGCTGACCGTCGCCGCAATGACGCCGAAATCGACGAGCACCTGCGCCCACGTCAACAGGCGCGTAACCGGCTCGCCGCGACGCACGGCGACGAGATGGCCGATGGCGCTTGCGAACCCGAAGCAGTAGAACGCGACGAGATATACTTCTTCGGCTTTTTCGTAGTCGTGGATTAGAAACGTGCCGACCGCGACGACGCCGAGCAACGCCAGTCGAACGATCCCGGTCGTCCACGCCCACGGTCTGCCGACGCCCACACCCCCGCGCGTGGCGTGGGAGGAGTGGACCGAACTCACAGTCCCTTTTCCAGCAGCCGGCGCAAGCCCTCGGGATCGGCGGTGCGCTTGAACGCCATGTCCATTGTGATCGCGTTGCGCTTCACGAGGCGAAACAGCGATTGGTTCATCGTCATCATACCTTCGCCGGTGCCGATTTCGATCATCGACGGAATCTGCTGCAGCTTTTCTTCGCGAATCAAAGAGCGGATGGCCGTGTTGGGAATCATCACTTCGAGGGCCAGCACGCGTCCCATGCCGTCGGCGCGCGGAATGAGCTGTTGCACGCAGATGCCTTCAAGCACGAACGAAAGCTGTGTGCGGACCTGGTCCTGCTGGCTCGCGGGGAACACGTCCACAATGCGGTTGATCGTCTGGAGGGCGTCGTTGGTGTGCAGCGTCGCAAACGCCAGGTGGCCCGTTTCCGCGACGGTGATTGCCGCGGCGATGGTTTCCTGGTCGCGCATTTCGCCGATGAGTATCACGTCCGGGTCCTGGCGCAGCACGCGCTTGAGCGCCGCGGCAAACGACTTTGTGTCCGCGTTCACCTCGCGCTGGTTGATGGTTGCCATGTTGTGTTGGTGCAGGTATTCAATTGGGTCTTCGATTGTGATGATGTGCACGGGACGTTCGCGGTTGATCTTGTCAAGGACCGCGGCAAGTGTCGTCGATTTGCCGCTACCGGTTGGACCGCAGATTAGTACGAGACCCTGCGGCTTATACGCGAACTCCGCCACGATTCGCGGCAGACCAAGCTCGTCGCACGACCGGATGTCGAAAGGAATCGAGCGAAAGGCCGCAACGACGGAACCGCGATCGCGGTACACGTTCAGGCGGTACCGGCTGAGTCCTTCGATCCCGAACGACATATCGAGTTCGCGGTCCGTTTCGAATGACGCGATCTGTTCTTCGCTCATGACGCTGTAGATGAGTTCCTGCGTATCTTCCGGCGCGAGCTTGGGATATTCGTGCAGCGGTTCGAGCAATCCGTGGATGCGCAGAATCGGCGGCGTGCCGACGGCAATGTGCAGATCGCTTGCACCCTGCTCGGTCATTTTCTGAAGTAATTCTCGGATGCTGATGTCGGCCATTTCGCTCTCCCCAGCGCGAATACTCGTTCCGCTTGTTCCGTTCGTTTCGTTGCTCCGGCCGTTAGGGCGCGCCGGACGTTGTGTGCAATCAGTCCGCTGCCGATACGCGCAATACTTCCTCGATGGTTGTAATGCCTTCCGCGGCTTTCTTTAGCGCGTTCTGCCGCAGCGTCGCCATGCCGCATTGGATTGCGGCGCGCTTGATCTCCGCGGCGGGCGCCCGCGTCATGATGAGGTCCTGCAAATCGGGATAGTTCGGCATCGCCTCGATTACCGCGAGTCGGCCGCGGTACCCGGTGTCCTTGCACTTCGTGCAGCCGCGGCCGCGCACAAACGACGGAGGCGGAGCGCCAGGCGAATGCTTGAATTGAATGCGTTCGAGCACTTCCTCGGGAACGCGGATGGGCTCCTTGCAGTCGGGGCACACGCGGCGCAACAGGCGTTGCGCCGCCGCGAGACCGACGGACGACTGCACCAGGAACGGCTCCATACCCATATCGACGAGGCGGGTGAACACGCTGGCGGCGTCGTTCGTATGCAGCGTGCTGAGCACGAGGTGGCCGGTCAGCGCAGCCTTGATGGCGATGTCCGCCGTTTCTTCATCTCGGATTTCACCGACCATAATCACGTCCGGGTCCTGGCGCAGAATGCTGCGCAGGCCCGCGGCGAAGGTCAGCCCGATTTCCGATCGTACCTGTACCTGGTTTACGCCGAAGAGTTCGTATTCGACCGGGTCCTCGACCGTGATGATGTTTGTATCGGGGCCGTTTAGTTTGTGCAGCGCGCTGTACAGCGTGGTCGTCTTACCGCTGCCCGTCGGTCCGGTCAGGAGGATCATACCGAACGGCAACGCCAGCGCCTCGCGAAACGCCTCCATCGGCTGCTCGGCGAACCCCAGCGTATCGAGATCGAGGGACAGCGAACTCTTGTCGAGCACGCGCATCACGACTTTCTCTCCGTGGTAGCACGGGAGAATCGACACGCGAAAATCGACTTCGTGACCGCGGAATTTGATGCGGAAACGGCCATCCTGCGGGAGCCGGTGCTCGGCGATGTCGAGGCCCGACATGATCTTGAGACGCGAGATGAGCGCGGACTGTACGCTCTTCGGCGGGTTCTTTTGTTCTTCAAGCATACCGTCAACGCGATAGCGGACGCGCAGGTTCTTCTCGTAGGGTTCGACGTGAATATCGCTCGCGCGGTTTTCCAACGCGGCGACCAAGATCAGGTTTACAAGCCGGATGACCGGAGCGTCCTGCGCCTCCGCCTGTGCGTGGGCGATATCCTCGATCTCGTCCTTCTGTTCGACAACCTGCACACCGTCCTGCTTCGCGGCGTCCGCGGTGAGCAGCTCGTCGTATAGCTTGTCGCTGTGCTTACCGCCGTAGTGACGGTTGATCGCGTCCATCAGTTCGGACTGCACGGCGACCACCGGCTCGATCTCGTAGCTCGTCAGCATTCGCAGATCGTCGAGCGCCATGATGTTGAGCGGGTCGGCCATCGCCAGCGTCAATACATCGCCCGTCACCGATACCGGCAGCATCTGGTACTGCCGCGCGAGCGATTCCGGCACTTCGTTCAAGACTTCCTGCGGGATGTTGTAGTTCATCACGCGGATGTGCGGAATGCCGAGCTGTTCGCTCAATGTGATGACGAGGTCTTCTTCGCTCAAATACTTTTTGGATACGAGTATTGACGCGAGGCTCTGCCCCGTGTTGCGCTGCAGTTGAATGCATTCCTGCAACTGCTCGGTCGTCACCAACTCTTGCTCGAGCAAGACATCGCCCAAGCGCCGCTTCGCCGTCTTCGGTGCCACTGCGTGCTCCCCAGAATTACGCCGCTTCGATCGCGGTCAAATGGCTCAGGATTTCCTCGGTCAGTTCGTGCGTCACTTCCGTACCGGACACTTGGGCATACGCCAACGCCTTGCGCAACGCGCCGGTCATTTTGCGCACGTCCACCGGAACGCGCGACGCGATCAGCGACAGGATGTCGTCGGCAACTTTCGCCCTCAAGACGCGCGCGTGCCGTTGCAGAATCGCGACGCGCGTCGGCATATCGGGCGCGTGCAGGCGCGACACGATGCCCGCCGCAAGGCGCGACACGAGCTGGTGCGATGTCTCGGGCAATTGGTCCGGCGCGCGGTCCGCGCTTACGACAACGAGCCGTCCTTCGTTCGTCAACACGCCGAGCAACGCGCGCAGTTCGTCCTGCGCCTGCTTGTGCGCGGCCACGCTCTGTGCGTCGTCGAACAGGAGCACGTCCCAATGCGCGAACGATTCGCGAAATTTCTCGAGGTCCTGATCGCGCGCGGCGCGTTCGCACGCGCTGACGAACCGAAGGCCCGTCATGTACGCCACGCGCAGGTCGGGGTCGCGCGCGGTAATCGTGTTGCCGATCGCCTGAACCAGGTGCGTCTTGCCGACGCCAACGTCGCCGTAGATGTAAAACGGCGTGAATTCCCGCGAGAATTTCTCCGTGACCGCGCGCGCGACAGACAAGGTGAATGTGTTTGCCGCGCCGGACAGGAACGCCTCGAACGTGAACGCGCGCTGCAACCGGCCGGAAAGCAGGGCCTCGCGCACGCGGTCGTCCGCCTCGATCCCCAGGCCGATTTCTTCCATCGGATCGAAGTGCTGAAGCGCGGCATTGCCCTGACCCACGTCCGTCGCGCGCAACCCCGGAAACGGGGACACGTTTGGCGCGTGTTCGTCTTCCGGCGCTTTCGCGGGGGCGCGCATCGTATCGAGCGCTTCGCGCAGCGCAAGCAGCGCCTGCTTCGTGGTGTCGGTCAGATCGGCAATGCGTTCGTTCTGCGCGGCATTCGACGCCTGCAGCGCGTGCGTGAACCGGCCCGCAATGTCCTCGATGTGTTTTTGTGGCGAGTTGGCGGCTATCGCCTCGCGCATTTCCTTCGCAAACGAGGCCATACTTCTGTCCATGTACTGCGCGAAGTGGTCGGCCATGATTTTGGGATCGAATGCAGGCGCGGCCGCGGCCTTGCCGCCCTTGCTCGAAGGTTCGCCCATTTGAAGCACGGGCAACACGGAATCCAGCATGGCCGCGCGGACGCCGTCGCCGAGTTCCTTCGCGAGCGCGGCGGGATCGAACTGTGGCTGTGCGGCTGGCGCGGGTTGCCTGCGCTGCGCCTCGAGCAGCGGCGCCATCGCGTTTTGCAGCGACGCGCGTATACTTTCGCCGAGTTCCCGCGCAAGCGCGCTCGTATCGATGGGCGCGTGCGACGCCTGCGCGAAGTATTTCCCCTGGGCTTCGAGCAGCGGGGCAAGGCCTTCGAGCAGCGACGCGCGCATGCTCGACGTAATCTCGCGCGCCAACTCCGCCGGCTTTCCCTTCGCGGATTCGAGCTGCAAAGCAATCAATTTCTGTTGTTCGGCAATAAGCGGTGTAAGCGATTCCGTCAGCGCCACGCGGACATGGTCGCCCATGCGATCGAAAAGCGCTTCGGGAATTGGCACGCGCGCGGGCGCCGCGGGTTCGGCGGCTTTCGGCGCCGCGGCCGGCGCGGGCTTCGGCGCGGCTGCGGTTGTCTTTACCGGCGCGACTTCCTTGACCAGTTCTGCGACCGCTTTGTTGGCTTCCGACTTTTCGTCGGGGCCCGTATCGCCCTTCGGCGCGACGGATTTTTTCGACGCCAAACCAAACGACCCCATCGACAGCTCGGCGGGCTGCTGCGCGGTCTCGGCGAAGAGCTTTCGCGCTACCTGCTCGAAATGGTTCCAGGTGCAGAGAATCGGCTTGATCTTCAGGTCCGGGCATAACTCACGGACCTTTTCCAATGCGTCCGCATCCAGCGGGTCCACCATTGCCAGCGTGAGGATTTTCCCGAGCTTGTCGATCGGCAGCAACCGGTGCTGCTGGCACATGTCTTTCGGTACGAGCTTGAACAAGTCTTCGCCGACGTTGTAGTCGAGCAGGCTGATATGCGGAATCTTGCACTGCTTCACCAGGAACAAAACGAGCGTTGATTGATTGAGATAGCCGAGTTCGACGAGCGTCTGCCCAATGAACGCGCCGGTCGTCTGCTGCTTTTGCAGTGCCTCGTTCAGTTGCAGTTGGGTGATGACCCCCTCGTGAACCAGCAGTTCGCCGAGCCGGGTGCGTCCGGGCACCCGTGCCGAGCCGCCGGTTGGGGCGGCGACTTCGGGCGCGTCCGGGATGCGTTGAGAGGCGCCAGAAGAGACCACCGGCTTTGCCGGTGTGTCATCCTTCTTGTCTCGCCGCCAACTTAACATACGTGCCCTCGGGTCCCGACGAATCGCTCAATCGGTTGGACTGGTGCCTGCCGCAGGGGAATTGTACCATTTTGAACGGTGTAGGTCAACAAACAACAAGTTGTAAATCATTTAATGTCAGTAATTTGTCGAGAATGGGATTGTCATGTGCGGAATATGCGGATTAATAACATTTGAATTCAATATATAGTAGCCAATCATATCATATCTACTATATATGGAAAGGCACGCAAAGACAATAGAAAAGCCCCCGGCCACCCCGGCGCAAATGCCTGTATTGACCGGCTCGTCGAGTGTTGAAGATTCTGGGAGGTTGTCGGGCGTTATGCGGTTGACGCGAACTTTGCTGTTTGGGGTTGCGGGTGTACTTCCTTCAGCTCAGCCTGGCGGACGAAACCGTCCGCCACCGA
This window of the Candidatus Hydrogenedentota bacterium genome carries:
- a CDS encoding sigma-54-dependent Fis family transcriptional regulator, whose product is MQHRVLVVDDESSMRELLEIVLAKDGYEVIALPNVNDAIERLSKEAFDVVLTDLRMGTERDAGMGLLEWITANNPTTPAIMMTAYGSVETAIEAMKRGAVDYIMKPFKNDEVRLQVQRAIEQRNLKRENQALRKDQANRGKLENIVGKSRPVEELREMIKRVSDLPSTVAIYGESGTGKELVARGIHALSSRSPKPFVAVNCGGFPENLLESELFGHKKGSFTGAYDDKEGLFVVADGGTLFLDEIGEMPMALQVKLLRVLDNNVVYPVGGTQGIKVDVRIISATNKKLDQMVKEGAFREDLYYRLNVIPIHVPALRDRADDIPLLTRAFVATHAAKMGRGPIQTSPEAESALQAFNWPGNVRELMNVLERAVALCRDNKLEITDLPPYVREIAGTAAHRVESLPDKGFDLEKYVAEIETNLIQQALQNTKYSQKRAAGLLGLTARSLRYRLKKYGLESD
- a CDS encoding PAS domain S-box protein, encoding MSSVHSSHATRGGVGVGRPWAWTTGIVRLALLGVVAVGTFLIHDYEKAEEVYLVAFYCFGFASAIGHLVAVRRGEPVTRLLTWAQVLVDFGVIAATVSFTGGPHSHFAFLFVVSILEAGILLGLSQGFIVATLSAAIMALLNVISPAPFQSGQEPYFGYDVGAITVWYGFLVQALAYYLTAAISGYWNQQVTRLQQFQREILDNMNNGFLIADLEGTVTLLNKAAERILNISEADAIGRPVQEILRVASGEECPVITALKSERDFTRYEYIGLVFPSTAKLLGLSTSRIFDWRRRMTGIIASFSDLTELEQMREEIKKNDRLSVTGELAAGLAHEIRNPVAAIRGAVDELIGSLDKPALATKLATIAMRESDQLNAIVSDFLDFARRPRVRREMFDVCGLAREVIEATQHKYSGAAALRVRGQFPGHPCPVSGDRTQIRQVFINLAKNGIEAMNEQGALHVAVVPSGTFVEIRFDDQGPGIDPDKVARIFEPFYTTKEHGVGMGLAICMRIITAHDGTIRAASRQGGGASLSVRLPLVRAEE
- a CDS encoding type IV pilus twitching motility protein PilT encodes the protein MADISIRELLQKMTEQGASDLHIAVGTPPILRIHGLLEPLHEYPKLAPEDTQELIYSVMSEEQIASFETDRELDMSFGIEGLSRYRLNVYRDRGSVVAAFRSIPFDIRSCDELGLPRIVAEFAYKPQGLVLICGPTGSGKSTTLAAVLDKINRERPVHIITIEDPIEYLHQHNMATINQREVNADTKSFAAALKRVLRQDPDVILIGEMRDQETIAAAITVAETGHLAFATLHTNDALQTINRIVDVFPASQQDQVRTQLSFVLEGICVQQLIPRADGMGRVLALEVMIPNTAIRSLIREEKLQQIPSMIEIGTGEGMMTMNQSLFRLVKRNAITMDMAFKRTADPEGLRRLLEKGL
- the pilB gene encoding type IV-A pilus assembly ATPase PilB; amino-acid sequence: MAPKTAKRRLGDVLLEQELVTTEQLQECIQLQRNTGQSLASILVSKKYLSEEDLVITLSEQLGIPHIRVMNYNIPQEVLNEVPESLARQYQMLPVSVTGDVLTLAMADPLNIMALDDLRMLTSYEIEPVVAVQSELMDAINRHYGGKHSDKLYDELLTADAAKQDGVQVVEQKDEIEDIAHAQAEAQDAPVIRLVNLILVAALENRASDIHVEPYEKNLRVRYRVDGMLEEQKNPPKSVQSALISRLKIMSGLDIAEHRLPQDGRFRIKFRGHEVDFRVSILPCYHGEKVVMRVLDKSSLSLDLDTLGFAEQPMEAFREALALPFGMILLTGPTGSGKTTTLYSALHKLNGPDTNIITVEDPVEYELFGVNQVQVRSEIGLTFAAGLRSILRQDPDVIMVGEIRDEETADIAIKAALTGHLVLSTLHTNDAASVFTRLVDMGMEPFLVQSSVGLAAAQRLLRRVCPDCKEPIRVPEEVLERIQFKHSPGAPPPSFVRGRGCTKCKDTGYRGRLAVIEAMPNYPDLQDLIMTRAPAAEIKRAAIQCGMATLRQNALKKAAEGITTIEEVLRVSAAD
- a CDS encoding ATP-binding protein; translation: MLSWRRDKKDDTPAKPVVSSGASQRIPDAPEVAAPTGGSARVPGRTRLGELLVHEGVITQLQLNEALQKQQTTGAFIGQTLVELGYLNQSTLVLFLVKQCKIPHISLLDYNVGEDLFKLVPKDMCQQHRLLPIDKLGKILTLAMVDPLDADALEKVRELCPDLKIKPILCTWNHFEQVARKLFAETAQQPAELSMGSFGLASKKSVAPKGDTGPDEKSEANKAVAELVKEVAPVKTTAAAPKPAPAAAPKAAEPAAPARVPIPEALFDRMGDHVRVALTESLTPLIAEQQKLIALQLESAKGKPAELAREITSSMRASLLEGLAPLLEAQGKYFAQASHAPIDTSALARELGESIRASLQNAMAPLLEAQRRQPAPAAQPQFDPAALAKELGDGVRAAMLDSVLPVLQMGEPSSKGGKAAAAPAFDPKIMADHFAQYMDRSMASFAKEMREAIAANSPQKHIEDIAGRFTHALQASNAAQNERIADLTDTTKQALLALREALDTMRAPAKAPEDEHAPNVSPFPGLRATDVGQGNAALQHFDPMEEIGLGIEADDRVREALLSGRLQRAFTFEAFLSGAANTFTLSVARAVTEKFSREFTPFYIYGDVGVGKTHLVQAIGNTITARDPDLRVAYMTGLRFVSACERAARDQDLEKFRESFAHWDVLLFDDAQSVAAHKQAQDELRALLGVLTNEGRLVVVSADRAPDQLPETSHQLVSRLAAGIVSRLHAPDMPTRVAILQRHARVLRAKVADDILSLIASRVPVDVRKMTGALRKALAYAQVSGTEVTHELTEEILSHLTAIEAA